Genomic window (Verrucomicrobiota bacterium):
CTTGCCATGAAGAGAATATATCATATTTAGTCTCAACTTGAAAGCAAATTAGAATAAGTCATCAGTGCGCGATGGGGATCAGCCGGCTGACGAAGAAAAGGATAATCAGCAGCGCAAAGCCAATGCCCAGACTCCAGGCGATCAGTTTCTTTTCCACGGGCAGCAGCGGCTCGTACTCCATCGCTTTGATTTCTTCGGCGATTTTTGGTGCTTCAGCCATAAAATATAAATGGTGTTAAATTAGCGGGGGTAAAGGTTCATGGTAGTGCGGGTGGCACGAGCGGCGGATGTACGCCGCCGAAGAAAACCCAGGAGATGACCAGCCCGAACCAGATGATGAATCCAAAGAGGCCCACCACATACACCGCCGCCAGTCGGCCGATGCCCTCTTCCCATAGTTTCTTGAAGTTGGACACGACGCCGATGGCAAAGAACGTCAGGGCGAAGAACATCACGCGGAAAATATTGGCTTGTTCGGAGGCGTTCTTGGCCGGGCCGGCCGTCACTTCCTTCTTCATGACCGTTACCTGTTTGGTGACCGTCTGGCCGGTGGCCGGATCGTTCACTTTTTGCTCGGTGGTGACCGGCACGGATTTCTCGGACTTGATGAGGGACGGAAAGGCCAGCCCCAAGCCGAGGAAGAGGACGAACGTGAGCAGGTATCCGATGACGAACTTGGGAAAGCGCTGCCAGATTTCCGCGGCGCGCACCTTGTCGCCCTCGCGCTTTTCAATGTAGTTGGCCCAGATGAACGCCAGGATAAACGCCCAGATGCCGATGAAGATATCAATGAACACTTTGATGTTGGTGGCGGTGTTCAGAATCCAGTCCTTTTCGTAGTAGATGCCGTGCCCGGCAGCTTTGGCCAGGATGAGCGCATCCGTGATGGCCCCGGCGGCCGTGGCGGCTCCGTCGGTTTTCACGGCCAGTCCCATCCAAGCCCCGGCGACCAGCGGTTCCTGCCACAAAAAGGTCTGCGCCAGGAACGGAAGAATCAATAATTCCACGACGGCAAAGACGACCACCAACGAGGAAACCATGATGGGCACCACAGGCCGGGCGCGAATGGCACCGCCGGTGGCAATGGCCGCCGACACCCCGCAGATGGAGATGCCCGAGGCAAGCGGAGCCGCCCATTCCCGGCTGAATTTGAAATACTTTCGGGCGATGAAGTAGATCACGGCCCAGTAAATTAAGTAGGCCTCGACAATGGCGCAGAATCCCCGAAGCATGATATTCCCAGCGAGCGAGGGGGCCTCCAGCGCCTTGATGCCGACGCCCGCGCCCATGATGACGATGGCGGTCTTGACGAACAATTCGGGACGGATGGCCTCCTTGAGCGACGCGGCCAGGCGCGGCAGAAAATTGCCCACGATCAAACCAGCCAGCAGGGCGAGGATGAACCCGGCTTCGCCGGTCAGTTTAAGCGACCAAGTGAGTGCAAATTTTTTCTGATCGGCAGGGGTGACGGCGGCGATGATTGCGTGGTTGCCCAATAACCAGCAGCCAAAGGTGATGGTAAAAACCAGGGTGAAGGCGTAGCAGAATTTCTTGAGGTTACCGCCCAACAGCCAGTTGCCGAAGCCGATTACGCCCCCCAGGAACAGATAGGTGGCCACGATGGCTCCCCAGCCGGGCAGCCACTTGAAGGCCGCGGATACGGGGGTAACGGCCTTGGACAGATCCGTCCAAGTGCCCACCTTGGCCCCAAACCCAAGGAGATCCACCCCGCCAAATACGCCCAGGGACAAAATAAACACAGC
Coding sequences:
- a CDS encoding putative sulfate exporter family transporter, translating into MTERKPIISEDWLAFWTGLAVFILSLGVFGGVDLLGFGAKVGTWTDLSKAVTPVSAAFKWLPGWGAIVATYLFLGGVIGFGNWLLGGNLKKFCYAFTLVFTITFGCWLLGNHAIIAAVTPADQKKFALTWSLKLTGEAGFILALLAGLIVGNFLPRLAASLKEAIRPELFVKTAIVIMGAGVGIKALEAPSLAGNIMLRGFCAIVEAYLIYWAVIYFIARKYFKFSREWAAPLASGISICGVSAAIATGGAIRARPVVPIMVSSLVVVFAVVELLILPFLAQTFLWQEPLVAGAWMGLAVKTDGAATAAGAITDALILAKAAGHGIYYEKDWILNTATNIKVFIDIFIGIWAFILAFIWANYIEKREGDKVRAAEIWQRFPKFVIGYLLTFVLFLGLGLAFPSLIKSEKSVPVTTEQKVNDPATGQTVTKQVTVMKKEVTAGPAKNASEQANIFRVMFFALTFFAIGVVSNFKKLWEEGIGRLAAVYVVGLFGFIIWFGLVISWVFFGGVHPPLVPPALP